A section of the Triticum dicoccoides isolate Atlit2015 ecotype Zavitan chromosome 7A, WEW_v2.0, whole genome shotgun sequence genome encodes:
- the LOC119331822 gene encoding dehydration-responsive element-binding protein 1C-like — translation MDNSGVIFYGGAYATVMSAPPKRPAGRTKFRETRHPVYRGVRRRGAAGRWVCEVRQPNNKSRIWLGTFASPEAAARAHDVAALALRGRAACLNFADSAALLAVDPATLRTPQDIRAAAITLARAACPHDATRSSVSAASAPAPAMVITQEAAAAPYDSYAMYGGLADLEQHSHCYYDGMSGSGDWQSISHMNVADEDGGYGAGDVALWSY, via the coding sequence ATGGACAACTCCGGCGTGATCTTCTATGGCGGCGCATACGCGACGGTGATGTCGGCGCCGCCGAAGCGGCCGGCGGGGCGGACCAAGTTCCGGGAGACGCGCCACCCGGTGTACCGCGGCGTGCGCCGGCGCGGCGCCGCGGGGCGGTGGGTGTGCGAGGTGCGCCAGCCCAACAACAAGTCCCGCATCTGGCTCGGCACCTTCGCCAGCCCCGAGGCCGCCGCGCGCGCCCACGACGTCGCCGCGCTCGCGCTCCGGGGGCGCGCCGCCTGCCTCAACTTCGCCGACTCCGCCGCGCTGCTCGCCGTCGACCCGGCCACGCTCCGCACGCCCCAGGACATCCGCGCCGCCGCAATCACGCTCGCCCGGGCCGCCTGCCCGCACGACGCGACGAGGTCCTCTGTGTCCGCGGCGTCTGCGCCGGCGCCCGCGATGGTGATCACGCAGGAGGCCGCGGCTGCGCCGTACGACAGCTACGCCATGTACGGCGGCTTGGCGGACCTGGAACAGCATTCCCACTGCTACTACGACGGGATGAGCGGCAGCGGCGACTGGCAGAGCATCTCACACATGAACGTCGCCGACGAAGACGGTGGCTACGGCGCAGGAGACGTCGCGCTCTGGAGCTACTGA
- the LOC119330849 gene encoding dehydration-responsive element-binding protein 1C-like has translation MDQYSYRGGGDDNGQGGYATVTSAPPKRPAGRTKFRETRHPVYRGVRRRGAAGRWVCEVREPNKKSRIWLGTFASPEAAARAHDVAALALRGRAACLNFADSAALLAVDPATLRTPDDIRAAAIALAETACPAAPASSSAVAAVASAPAPPMMTMMHESAAVHYDDYPMQYGYGGIGDLDQDSYYYDGMSAAGGDWQSGSHMDGADDDCNASGGYGAGEVPLWSY, from the coding sequence ATGGACCAGTACAGCTACCGCGGCGGCGGGGACGACAATGGCCAGGGCGGGTACGCGACGGTGACGTCGGCGCCGCCGAAGCGGCCGGCGGGGCGCACCAAGTTCCGGGAGACGCGGCACCCGGTGtaccggggcgtgcgccggcgcggCGCGGCCGGGCGGTGGGTCTGCGAGGTGCGCGAGCCCAACAAGAAGTCCCGCATCTGGCTCGGCACCTTCGCCTCCCCCGAGGCCGCGGCCCGCGCCCACGACGTCGCCGCGCTGGCCCTGCGCGGCCGCGCCGCGTGCCTCAACTTCGCCGACTCGGCGGCCCTGCTCGCCGTCGACCCCGCCACGCTCCGCACCCCCGACGACATCCGCGCGGCGGCCATCGCGCTCGCCGAGACCGCCTGCCCCGCCGCGCCGGCCTCGTCGTCGGCCGTGGCCGCCGTGGCGTCCGCGCCGGCGCccccgatgatgacgatgatgcacGAGTCCGCGGCGGTGCACTACGACGACTACCCGATGCAGTACGGGTACGGCGGCATTGGGGACTTGGACCAGGATTCCTACTACTACGACGGGATGAGCGCCGCCGGCGGCGACTGGCAGAGCGGCTCGCACATGGACGGAGCCGACGACGACTGCAACGCCAGCGGTGGGTACGGCGCCGGCGAGGTCCCGCTCTGGAGCTACTGA